In Pleomorphomonas sp. T1.2MG-36, the genomic stretch ACATTCCCCAGCCCGACGAGATCGTCTTCATGTCCTGGTATTCCGGCGGCGAAGTGTTCCGGTCCGGCTGCACCTTCCAGCGCGGTCGCGGCCGCATCTTCTATTTCAGCCCGGGCCACGAAACCTTCCCGATCTACCACGACCCCATGATCCACAAGGTCATCGGGAACGGCATCCGCTGGGCGAGGCAAACCCACACCGACGGCCGCATCCTTGAAAACTGGCATCGCGCCGAACCGCTGCACCCGAGGCCTACCCCAAGGGTATGAAATCGTCGCTCTGGTCCGCTGGCCTCGGCCGGTGGACCGGCAGCCGTCGCGCCAGAGACTTGGCTTCCAGAGCTCGGAAGCCTGAGGTCGTGGCGCAATCGACCTACAGCCTGGTTGGAGCCTGCTTCTCCGCCGAAATTCGTTGACGACCTTTGCTACCGGGTAGATGCATTGTCGCAACAATCGCTCTAGCCCAGAAGCAAACATGCAGTTCGAACGCTCCTCTTTAGATGGTCTGTTTCTTGTTGTTCCCCGTCGTCACGGCGATGCGCGTGGTTATTTTGTCGAGACGTTTCGCGAGGACTTGTTCACGGCGGCCGTTGGTTCTGTTCATTTCGTTCAGGACAACCAGTCGATGTCGGCCGAGGTCGGCACGGTGCGCGGCCTGCACTTCCAGTTGAACCCGCGGGCGCAGGGCAAGCTCGTCCGCTGCCTCGTCGGTGCGATCCTGGATGTGGCCGTCGACATCCGGCGGGGCTCGCCGACCTACGGCCAGCATGTGAAGGTGGAACTCTCCGCCGACAACGGTCAGCAGCTCTGGGTGCCGCCGGGCTTTGCGCATGGCTTCTGCACGCTCGAACCCAAT encodes the following:
- the rfbC gene encoding dTDP-4-dehydrorhamnose 3,5-epimerase — translated: MQFERSSLDGLFLVVPRRHGDARGYFVETFREDLFTAAVGSVHFVQDNQSMSAEVGTVRGLHFQLNPRAQGKLVRCLVGAILDVAVDIRRGSPTYGQHVKVELSADNGQQLWVPPGFAHGFCTLEPNTVIAYKVTDYYSPEHDRGLRWNDPALGIDWPVAE